A region of the Gallaecimonas mangrovi genome:
ACTCAAGAGCACTGCAGTTAAGATTGGATCAACTTTACCGGGTATCAATTCTAGGCCCCACAGGCTTTTGGGACCGTCGCTTTCCTCCAGCACAAATTCCTTCGAGAAATCCAATGGGATGGAGAAACCGGTAAAAAGAAGGGCTTCATTCAGCCCTCCTTTTTATTAGCTGGTAACAGCCCCCTGGTTTTCGTTATGGGTTAATTGGTAGTACTTGACACTCTACGTTTTAGGGTTGTGAGACTTAACTACTGGGAGAACTCACCCTTCTTGAGCCACCTATTAGCTCACAAGAATGGGCTCACATCCCTGGAGTCAGTAAATTCACTGTATTCTTTGTCACACTTTGGTGACTGTTATCGTCTTATGGCTAAAATCCAGTGGAGCAGGTCCCTTCTCCGCTTCGAACGAAACGGGCTCAGGTACGTAGCGCGAAGCGGTTAGCCCAAATACACGCGGCGTATTTCATTACTGCTTAGCGATAGACCAACCGGCATTTTGTATCGAATAAATTTTAATTTTTTGACGCACTACCTTGTTGTCAAAAGGATTAATGTTCTTGTCGCCATTTCCTCTACTACACTGATTGAGCACCGTTATGAGGAATGGACAATGCAGTTAAAAGAGTTTTTTGATAAACCCCATCTGCTTCCTAATATTCCTGAAATTGTTCAGGATCTGATTGCTACTTTTAATGACCCCGACCCGGATATGAACCGCATTGTCACCGATCTGAGCCAAGATCCGGTGCTGTCAGCGAAGGTATTAAGGCTCGCGAACTCGTCCCGGTTTGGCGGGGTTCGTGAAATCGCCTCGGTTAAGGAAGCATCAATTCGGCTTGGCCTGGAAAGGTTACGTACCTTGGTGATCGCCTCTGGCCTTATTTCGGCAACCGACTCCATTCCGGGGTTGGATTTACAGGCGTTCTGGAAGAAGAGCTTTCAAACCGCAGAGGTTTGCCGTCAGTTAGCGGTTTCGGCAGGGTTACCGGCAGAGCAAGAGTTCACCTGCGGCATGCTGCACGACTTAGGTTTGCTGCTGCTGGTTGTGGTGGACCCAAAAGAGGCCGATGACATCATGGCGCTTAGTGCCAGACAAGGGCGCCTACAGGCCGAAAAGTCGGTGTTGGGTTTCACTTCCGCTGAAATTGGCGCTGAACTGGCTCGGCGTTGGCATTTTCCTGAGCCGGTAGTAACGGGCCTGCGCGAACAATTCTCGCCGATGCAACACACCAAACTGAGCCCTGAAGCGGGGCTGATTTTCCTCAGTACTTGGTTGTTAGAGAGGCATGAATTACCTAAAGATCCACCGCCATCCTGGCCACAACCTTTAGCCAGTAAGCTCGGTTTAGAGTGGGCGGCCCTTGTTACCGCCAAAGAAGCGGTTGAACGGAACGGCAGTCCTTTTATGGCGGCAGTATAAAAAGGAAGCAAACAACTGGTTTTGGAGCGAAAAGCCCTTTACCTCTAAGCCCGAGTCGCTATAATGGCAACCGCTTTACAGGGGCGTAGTTCAATTGGTAGAGCGTCGGTCTCCAAAACCGAAAGTTGGGGGTTCGAGTCCCTCCGCCC
Encoded here:
- a CDS encoding HDOD domain-containing protein: MQLKEFFDKPHLLPNIPEIVQDLIATFNDPDPDMNRIVTDLSQDPVLSAKVLRLANSSRFGGVREIASVKEASIRLGLERLRTLVIASGLISATDSIPGLDLQAFWKKSFQTAEVCRQLAVSAGLPAEQEFTCGMLHDLGLLLLVVVDPKEADDIMALSARQGRLQAEKSVLGFTSAEIGAELARRWHFPEPVVTGLREQFSPMQHTKLSPEAGLIFLSTWLLERHELPKDPPPSWPQPLASKLGLEWAALVTAKEAVERNGSPFMAAV